One window from the genome of Haloprofundus halobius encodes:
- a CDS encoding DUF84 family protein has protein sequence MRIAVGSENPVKRAAVEAVARDATVEAVAVSSGVSEQPRGHAKTIAGAETRAWHALDAGEYDYAVGLEGGVASFDGAEDLYLVMWAAVTDGVRVGRGSGPSVRLPSRIAARIRGGEELGPVMDDVLDTTGIASGEGAAGVLTGGRIDRETALSTAVAGALGPFVSELY, from the coding sequence ATGCGAATCGCCGTCGGAAGCGAGAACCCAGTCAAGAGAGCCGCCGTCGAAGCCGTCGCGAGGGACGCGACAGTCGAAGCAGTCGCCGTCTCATCGGGCGTCTCCGAGCAACCGCGGGGCCACGCCAAGACCATCGCCGGCGCGGAGACGCGGGCGTGGCACGCCCTCGATGCCGGCGAGTACGACTACGCCGTCGGCTTGGAGGGCGGCGTCGCGTCGTTCGACGGGGCCGAGGACCTGTATCTGGTGATGTGGGCGGCAGTCACCGACGGCGTCCGGGTCGGCCGCGGGTCGGGACCGAGCGTTCGCCTCCCGTCGAGAATCGCCGCCCGAATCCGCGGCGGCGAGGAACTCGGTCCGGTGATGGACGACGTACTCGACACGACGGGTATCGCGAGCGGAGAAGGGGCGGCGGGCGTGCTGACGGGTGGACGAATCGACCGCGAGACGGCGCTTTCGACCGCCGTCGCGGGCGCGCTCGGTCCGTTCGTCTCGGAACTCTACTGA
- a CDS encoding helical backbone metal receptor encodes MDATDSRRQPGVVSLAPSATATLDAMGATDDLLGATVHCDADVPSVGGWLNPNYDRLAELDPELVCTSDALQRDVRDELRNRGYRVHHVEPATLSDVLDSFVAIGEAVDRPEAGEALRADAEARLDAVSERVDGEPRPVVYCEEWSDPPMAAGNWVPDAVVAAGGRYPFVASGERSHEIDEETVVSADPDYAILHICGRGDRVDPDVVAERGWAVDPEVHVVDDSLLNQPSPRLVEGVETLSKILY; translated from the coding sequence ATGGATGCGACCGACTCTCGGCGTCAACCCGGCGTGGTGTCGCTGGCGCCGAGCGCGACGGCGACGCTCGACGCGATGGGAGCGACCGACGACCTCCTCGGGGCGACGGTCCACTGCGACGCCGACGTCCCCTCGGTCGGCGGATGGCTCAACCCCAATTACGACCGCCTCGCCGAACTCGACCCCGAGTTGGTCTGCACGAGCGACGCGCTCCAGCGCGACGTTCGCGACGAACTCAGAAACCGAGGCTATCGCGTCCACCACGTCGAACCCGCGACGCTCTCGGACGTGCTCGACTCGTTCGTCGCCATCGGTGAGGCGGTCGACCGTCCGGAGGCGGGCGAGGCGCTCCGCGCCGACGCGGAGGCGCGCCTCGACGCCGTCTCCGAGCGCGTCGACGGCGAACCGCGTCCCGTCGTCTACTGCGAGGAGTGGTCCGACCCACCGATGGCCGCCGGAAACTGGGTCCCCGACGCCGTCGTCGCCGCGGGCGGCAGGTATCCGTTCGTCGCCTCGGGCGAGCGGTCCCACGAAATCGACGAGGAGACCGTCGTCTCCGCCGACCCAGACTACGCGATTCTCCACATCTGCGGCCGTGGCGACCGAGTCGACCCAGACGTCGTCGCGGAGCGAGGGTGGGCGGTCGACCCGGAAGTCCACGTCGTCGACGACTCGCTTTTGAACCAGCCGAGTCCGCGACTCGTCGAGGGTGTCGAGACGCTGTCGAAGATACTCTACTGA
- a CDS encoding transcription initiation factor IIB — MSERTYTRRPDEQERETPENDESVQCPECGGHVVTDTEHGETLCEDCGLVVSEDSVDRGPEWRAFDAREKDQKSRVGAPTTNTMHDKGLSTNIDWRNKDAYGNSLGSRQRQKMQRLRKWNERFRTRDSKERNLKQALGEIDRMASALGLPKNVRETASVIYRRALGEDLLPGRSIEGVATACVYAAARMAGVPRSLDEIADVSRIEKSEVARTYRYVVRELKLEVKPADPEQYVPRFASSLDLSEEAEHRARQLLKNAKEKGVHSGKSPVGLAAAAVYAAALLTNEKTTQAAVSDVADISEVTIRNRYHELLEAEEGVGVA; from the coding sequence ATGAGCGAACGGACGTACACCCGACGACCCGACGAACAGGAGCGAGAAACACCCGAGAACGACGAGTCCGTGCAGTGCCCGGAGTGCGGCGGGCACGTCGTCACCGACACCGAGCACGGCGAGACGCTCTGTGAGGACTGCGGCCTCGTCGTCAGCGAGGACTCCGTCGACCGCGGTCCCGAGTGGCGCGCGTTCGACGCCCGCGAGAAAGACCAGAAGTCCCGCGTCGGCGCGCCGACGACGAACACGATGCACGATAAGGGACTGTCGACGAACATCGACTGGCGGAACAAGGACGCCTACGGCAACTCGCTCGGGTCTCGACAGCGCCAGAAGATGCAGCGGCTCCGCAAGTGGAACGAGCGCTTTCGGACCCGCGACTCCAAGGAACGCAACCTGAAGCAGGCGCTCGGCGAGATCGACCGCATGGCGTCGGCGCTCGGCCTGCCGAAGAACGTCCGCGAGACCGCCTCGGTCATCTACCGTCGCGCGCTCGGCGAGGACCTGCTGCCCGGCCGCTCCATCGAGGGCGTCGCCACCGCCTGCGTCTACGCCGCCGCGCGGATGGCCGGCGTCCCCCGCAGCCTCGACGAGATCGCCGACGTCTCGCGTATCGAGAAGAGCGAGGTCGCCCGGACGTACCGCTACGTCGTCCGCGAGTTGAAACTCGAAGTGAAACCGGCCGACCCCGAGCAGTACGTCCCCCGGTTCGCCTCCTCGCTCGACCTCTCGGAGGAAGCCGAACACCGCGCTCGCCAGTTGCTCAAAAACGCCAAGGAGAAGGGCGTCCACTCGGGGAAGTCGCCGGTTGGCCTCGCCGCCGCCGCCGTCTACGCCGCCGCGCTGCTGACGAACGAGAAGACGACGCAGGCCGCCGTCTCCGACGTCGCCGACATCAGCGAAGTCACCATCCGCAACCGCTACCACGAACTGCTCGAAGCCGAAGAAGGCGTCGGCGTCGCCTAA
- a CDS encoding TrkH family potassium uptake protein, translated as MSRSSHFGLGLSKLRVDVRGSAALIGTITKYLSVPLAVPLLFALYEGVDVVPFAVTFALVVVGGALLERSGPDTEPGQREGYLIVALTWLVLPVVGAIPFVLAGNGVIADPVNALFESMSGTTTTGATVIVDFDAHSRPIMLWRSLIQWLGGLSILVLAVAVLSELSVGGAQLMETETATTSIRKLTPRIEGTARLLGTLYLGLTVAAVAGVYALHLTGFAPEMTLFDAVNHAFTSISTSGFSPRADSIAAFSPAVQWAYIPVMFVGATNFVIIYRVTRGKYDAPLRSEEFRVYVGLVAFLSLLVAGLLFVQPHQQYSLEETLRHATFQVVSILTTTGYASVNFDLWSPSAKNVLFLCMFFGGMVGSTTCSIKLLRWLVIVKSLRRDIFMAVHPSAVRPVRLDGGVVDEDSIRQMYAYTMLNLVIFACATVFIIVDAARIGLSLTELEALGASAATFLNIGPGFGLAGPFGSYVEFPATTKLVMILLMWVGRIEVIPVLVLLTRTYWRD; from the coding sequence GTGTCTCGTTCGTCGCACTTCGGACTCGGACTCTCGAAACTCCGCGTCGACGTGCGCGGGAGCGCCGCGCTCATCGGGACGATCACGAAGTATCTCTCCGTCCCGCTCGCGGTCCCGCTGCTGTTCGCGCTGTACGAGGGCGTCGACGTCGTCCCGTTCGCCGTCACGTTCGCGCTCGTCGTCGTCGGCGGCGCCCTCCTCGAACGGAGCGGCCCCGACACCGAACCGGGGCAACGCGAAGGGTATCTCATCGTCGCGCTGACGTGGCTCGTCCTCCCGGTCGTCGGCGCGATTCCGTTCGTCCTCGCCGGAAACGGCGTCATCGCCGACCCGGTGAACGCGCTGTTCGAGAGCATGAGCGGCACGACGACGACCGGCGCGACGGTCATCGTCGACTTCGACGCCCACTCCCGTCCCATCATGCTGTGGCGATCGCTCATCCAGTGGCTCGGCGGGCTCTCCATCCTCGTTCTCGCCGTCGCCGTCCTCTCGGAACTGTCGGTCGGCGGCGCGCAGTTGATGGAGACGGAGACGGCGACGACGAGCATCCGAAAACTGACGCCGCGCATCGAGGGGACCGCTCGCCTGCTCGGTACACTCTATCTCGGGCTGACCGTGGCGGCCGTCGCCGGAGTGTACGCGCTCCACCTCACGGGGTTCGCTCCCGAGATGACGCTTTTCGACGCGGTAAACCACGCGTTCACGAGCATCTCGACGAGCGGCTTCTCGCCGCGCGCCGACAGCATCGCGGCGTTCTCGCCGGCCGTCCAGTGGGCGTACATTCCCGTGATGTTCGTCGGCGCGACGAACTTCGTCATCATCTACCGCGTCACGCGAGGAAAGTACGACGCGCCGCTCAGAAGCGAGGAGTTCCGCGTCTACGTCGGCCTCGTCGCGTTCCTCTCACTACTCGTTGCAGGACTCCTCTTCGTCCAACCGCACCAGCAGTACTCGCTAGAGGAGACGCTTCGGCACGCGACGTTCCAGGTCGTCTCCATCCTGACGACGACGGGGTACGCGAGCGTGAACTTCGACCTCTGGTCGCCGTCGGCGAAGAACGTGCTCTTTCTCTGCATGTTCTTCGGCGGGATGGTCGGCAGTACGACCTGTTCGATAAAACTGCTCCGGTGGCTCGTCATCGTGAAGTCGCTCCGTCGGGACATCTTTATGGCCGTTCACCCGAGCGCGGTTCGCCCCGTCCGACTCGACGGCGGCGTCGTCGACGAGGACAGCATCCGCCAGATGTACGCCTACACGATGTTGAACCTCGTCATCTTCGCCTGCGCGACGGTGTTCATCATCGTCGACGCCGCCCGCATCGGCCTCTCGCTCACCGAACTGGAGGCGCTCGGCGCGAGCGCCGCGACGTTTCTCAACATCGGCCCCGGGTTCGGCCTCGCGGGGCCGTTCGGCAGTTACGTGGAGTTCCCGGCGACGACGAAACTCGTGATGATTCTCCTGATGTGGGTCGGCCGCATTGAGGTCATCCCCGTGCTCGTCCTCCTGACGCGGACGTACTGGCGCGACTAA
- a CDS encoding DNA-methyltransferase, which translates to MQTEHVHRLGDAAEMDTLESESVELIVTSPPYPMISLWDDLFSARDPAVGKALASGDVDAAFEAMHAQLDAVWDEVVRVLAPGGVVCVNVGDATRSVDGEFRQFPNHARVISALRERGLRSLPDILWRKPTNRLTKFMGSGTLPPSAYVTLEHEYVLVFRKGGPRKFEAGDDRRYESAFFWEERNEWFSDLWTLTGTDQTLAAPSDRRERSGAFPLELPLRLVRMYSVYGDTVLDPFTGTGTTTVAAMLSGRSSVGYELDATVLDAFDSRIEGLPRESRQRVRERLARHESFVAEGGVEATHRAVNYEFPVVTKQERRLRLYAVTSVEHVDRTETERRYVAAHEPVAADD; encoded by the coding sequence GTGCAGACCGAACACGTCCATCGACTCGGCGACGCTGCGGAGATGGACACCCTCGAGTCGGAGTCGGTCGAACTGATCGTCACCTCGCCGCCGTATCCGATGATCTCGCTGTGGGACGACCTCTTTTCGGCGCGGGACCCCGCGGTGGGGAAGGCGTTGGCATCGGGCGACGTCGACGCCGCCTTCGAGGCGATGCACGCCCAACTCGACGCCGTCTGGGACGAAGTGGTTCGCGTGCTCGCGCCCGGCGGCGTCGTCTGCGTCAACGTCGGCGACGCGACGCGGTCGGTCGACGGGGAGTTCCGGCAGTTCCCGAACCACGCGCGGGTGATATCGGCGCTTCGAGAGCGGGGGCTTCGATCGCTGCCCGACATCCTGTGGCGGAAGCCGACGAACCGCCTGACGAAGTTCATGGGGTCGGGGACGCTGCCGCCGAGCGCGTACGTCACGCTCGAACACGAGTACGTCCTCGTCTTCAGGAAGGGCGGCCCCCGGAAGTTCGAGGCGGGGGACGACCGACGCTACGAGAGCGCGTTCTTCTGGGAGGAGCGAAACGAGTGGTTCTCCGACCTCTGGACGCTCACCGGTACCGACCAGACGCTCGCCGCGCCGAGCGACCGTCGCGAGCGCTCGGGCGCGTTCCCGCTGGAGTTGCCGCTCCGCCTCGTCCGGATGTACTCGGTGTACGGCGACACCGTGTTGGACCCGTTCACCGGGACGGGGACGACGACGGTGGCGGCGATGCTCTCGGGCCGCAGTTCGGTCGGATACGAACTCGACGCGACGGTGCTCGACGCGTTCGACTCCCGGATAGAGGGGCTGCCGAGAGAGTCCCGACAGCGGGTCAGAGAGCGACTCGCGCGCCACGAGTCGTTTGTCGCGGAGGGCGGCGTGGAGGCGACACACCGAGCCGTCAACTACGAGTTCCCTGTCGTCACGAAGCAGGAACGGCGTCTGCGCCTGTACGCCGTCACGAGCGTCGAGCACGTCGACCGAACCGAGACCGAACGCCGGTACGTCGCTGCCCACGAACCGGTCGCCGCCGACGACTGA
- a CDS encoding type I 3-dehydroquinate dehydratase, giving the protein MEFDSFVLAASTADLEEATAATEHADAAEFRMDLASDPLEALDDYDGELPLLVTNRADWEGGEADDDGRLTTLEATFDHDAVVAVDIELAALSPHGPDVPSAVALRTEAREWDLSVVASVHDFDRTPSVGELRGLLSAASEAGDVGKLAVTAANRSDTLALLSATHEATAAGRRVATMAMGEPGRHTRAVAPLYGSKIGYAPPNAADATAPGQYDLETLSTLIEKL; this is encoded by the coding sequence ATGGAGTTCGACTCGTTCGTGTTGGCGGCCAGTACGGCCGACTTGGAGGAGGCGACGGCGGCGACGGAGCACGCCGACGCCGCCGAGTTCCGGATGGACCTCGCGTCGGACCCGCTCGAAGCGCTCGACGACTACGACGGCGAACTGCCGCTTCTCGTGACGAACCGCGCCGACTGGGAGGGCGGGGAGGCCGACGACGACGGCCGCCTGACGACGTTGGAGGCGACGTTCGACCACGACGCCGTCGTCGCCGTCGACATCGAACTCGCAGCGCTCAGTCCGCACGGCCCGGACGTCCCCAGCGCCGTCGCACTTCGGACGGAAGCACGCGAGTGGGACCTCTCCGTCGTCGCGTCGGTCCACGATTTCGATCGGACGCCGTCGGTGGGGGAACTCAGGGGATTGCTCTCGGCCGCGTCGGAGGCCGGCGACGTAGGGAAACTGGCGGTGACTGCGGCGAACCGGTCGGACACGCTCGCGCTGCTCTCGGCGACGCACGAGGCGACGGCCGCCGGTCGTCGGGTCGCGACGATGGCGATGGGTGAACCGGGACGACACACGCGCGCCGTCGCTCCGCTCTACGGGTCGAAAATCGGGTACGCGCCACCGAACGCCGCCGACGCGACCGCACCGGGCCAGTACGATTTGGAGACGCTCTCGACACTTATCGAGAAGCTGTGA
- a CDS encoding zinc ribbon domain-containing protein — MTDTPRRALVAAVLGTLFATVGVAGVAHLYLRRWRRGVAWFVFVLGIGVALVVALNPATISVSSLAAAPVRTLASVNVEPSSVYPPLLFLLGLSIYDACRIAIKPAEADEDAVACPVCGYPLDAELEFCHWCTAAISWSEPNPDPDR, encoded by the coding sequence ATGACCGACACACCCCGACGTGCGCTCGTCGCCGCCGTCCTCGGGACGCTGTTCGCCACCGTCGGCGTCGCGGGCGTCGCTCACCTCTACCTCCGTCGGTGGCGACGCGGCGTGGCGTGGTTCGTGTTCGTCCTCGGCATCGGGGTCGCGCTCGTCGTGGCGCTCAACCCGGCCACGATATCCGTGTCGTCGCTCGCCGCTGCACCCGTTCGGACGCTCGCGTCGGTGAACGTCGAACCGTCGAGCGTCTACCCGCCCCTGCTGTTCCTTCTGGGGTTGAGCATCTACGACGCCTGCCGCATCGCCATCAAACCGGCCGAGGCGGACGAAGACGCCGTCGCCTGCCCGGTCTGCGGCTATCCGCTGGATGCGGAGTTGGAGTTCTGTCACTGGTGTACCGCCGCCATCTCGTGGTCGGAGCCGAATCCCGACCCGGACCGCTGA
- a CDS encoding PhzF family phenazine biosynthesis protein: protein MDTRRVLLVDAFTAEPLAGNAAGVVPDADGLSVEQMQAVARELSVSETAFLHPSGSADRRVRYFTPTQEVDLCGHATVAAHAHLFEENAIDAGVHALETNVGDLDIEVTEDGFVWMTQAQPTVRPVDVDYDRVSDALGVPVDSLRAVADDLPAAVASTGLPFLVLGVDFLEAVGGATPDTSAVAALADDHGATGVYLFTFDTLDAESTLHARMFAPGAGVAEDPVTGTASGACGAYLRHVGAFDVLPDEMQFEQGEFVDRPGRVRVRVGDAVRVGGRAVTALDGDIVVPEIEDDEILEA, encoded by the coding sequence ATGGACACTCGTCGCGTGCTCCTGGTCGACGCGTTCACCGCCGAACCGCTCGCGGGTAACGCCGCCGGCGTCGTTCCCGACGCCGACGGTCTCTCGGTCGAACAGATGCAAGCGGTCGCCCGCGAACTGTCGGTGAGCGAGACGGCGTTTCTGCACCCCTCCGGGAGCGCCGACCGTCGCGTCCGGTACTTCACGCCGACGCAGGAGGTCGACCTCTGCGGCCACGCGACCGTCGCAGCGCACGCGCACCTCTTCGAGGAGAACGCCATCGACGCGGGCGTCCATGCGCTGGAGACGAACGTCGGCGACCTCGATATCGAAGTGACGGAGGACGGCTTCGTCTGGATGACGCAGGCGCAGCCGACGGTACGTCCCGTCGACGTCGACTACGACCGCGTGAGCGACGCGCTCGGCGTCCCGGTCGACTCGCTACGGGCAGTCGCCGACGACCTGCCGGCGGCCGTCGCGTCGACTGGACTCCCGTTTCTCGTCCTCGGCGTCGACTTCCTCGAAGCGGTCGGCGGCGCGACCCCAGACACGAGCGCCGTCGCCGCGCTGGCCGACGACCACGGCGCGACCGGCGTCTACCTGTTCACCTTCGACACGCTGGACGCCGAGTCGACGCTGCACGCGAGGATGTTTGCCCCCGGCGCGGGCGTCGCCGAGGACCCCGTCACCGGTACCGCCAGCGGCGCGTGCGGCGCGTATCTCCGGCACGTCGGCGCATTCGACGTGCTCCCCGACGAGATGCAGTTCGAACAGGGCGAGTTCGTCGATAGACCGGGCCGGGTTCGGGTCCGCGTCGGCGACGCCGTCCGGGTCGGCGGACGGGCGGTGACGGCGCTCGACGGTGATATCGTCGTGCCAGAGATCGAGGACGACGAGATACTCGAAGCCTGA
- a CDS encoding glutathione S-transferase family protein, translating to MNMLVDGEWTTDAYQTTNDEGEFDRQETSFRDRIEDREDARFPVEAGRYHLYICRACPWAHRAAMTRALLGLEHAVTLSLTEPVRIDDGWEFSERFPDPLYDEPYLRDIYVRADGDYTGRVTVPVLWDKAEETIVNNESEEIMRMLDTGFGRLAERDVDLYPEGYQDEVDRLIDDIYEPVNNGVYRAGFADSQSAYDRAVGDLFEALDHWEEVLDERRFLAGDVLTEADLAMFATLVRFDHVYHTHFKCNRRAIHEYSNLWNYTKELFQLPGIAETVNLEHITEHYYRSHGDVNPKRLVPVGPDIDFSEPHDRDLLAGGPPDSLFE from the coding sequence ATGAACATGCTCGTCGACGGCGAGTGGACCACCGACGCCTACCAGACGACCAACGACGAGGGAGAGTTCGACAGACAGGAGACGTCGTTCCGCGACCGCATCGAGGACCGCGAGGACGCGAGGTTCCCCGTCGAGGCGGGTCGATACCACCTCTACATCTGCCGGGCCTGCCCGTGGGCGCACCGAGCGGCGATGACGCGCGCGCTCTTGGGTCTCGAACACGCCGTCACGCTCTCGTTGACCGAACCGGTCCGCATCGACGACGGCTGGGAGTTCTCCGAACGGTTCCCGGACCCACTATACGACGAACCGTACCTCCGGGACATCTACGTCCGCGCGGACGGCGACTACACCGGCCGCGTGACAGTCCCCGTCCTCTGGGACAAAGCGGAGGAGACCATCGTCAACAACGAGTCCGAAGAGATCATGCGGATGCTCGATACCGGATTCGGCCGCCTCGCCGAACGCGACGTAGACCTCTACCCGGAGGGGTATCAAGACGAAGTCGACCGACTCATCGACGACATCTACGAGCCGGTCAACAACGGCGTCTACCGCGCCGGATTCGCGGATTCGCAGTCGGCGTACGACCGCGCGGTCGGGGACCTGTTCGAGGCGCTCGACCACTGGGAGGAGGTACTCGACGAACGGCGCTTCCTCGCAGGCGACGTGCTCACGGAAGCGGATCTGGCGATGTTCGCGACGCTCGTCCGCTTCGACCACGTCTACCACACTCACTTCAAGTGCAACCGCCGGGCGATTCACGAGTATTCGAACCTCTGGAACTACACGAAGGAACTGTTCCAGTTGCCCGGAATCGCGGAGACGGTCAACCTCGAACACATCACCGAGCACTACTACCGAAGCCACGGCGACGTGAACCCCAAACGGCTGGTACCGGTCGGACCGGACATCGACTTCTCGGAACCGCACGACAGAGACCTTCTCGCGGGTGGCCCGCCGGACAGTCTGTTCGAGTAA
- a CDS encoding molybdopterin-dependent oxidoreductase produces the protein MLSRDTVGGVLAAVEPQPRLVDWSIFALVCFETLSGLLSFTVGTSDGAWLFWLHAVAGLTLVALVGFKLYRVRHRVTNRRLWTRATALSLLLTVLALATLGTGIAWVIGADADIWLWNLLSVHVFFGLLLVPVVVLHLRTHFRPPRRVDFEDRRAALQYAGLLVGGAVLFRAQETTNRLLGTTGVERRFTGSKPVEGSSFPVTSWVADDPDPVDTETWTLSVGGRVETTLELDYDDLTTGAELEALLDCTSGWYTVQNWRGVRVGDLLDAAGLADDARYVRFVSVTGYRWSLPVEEAREALLATRVGDDPLSHGHGAPLRLVAPGRRGFQWVKWVEEVSVRRRGDPAQWLVTLISGFD, from the coding sequence GTGTTATCGCGCGACACGGTCGGAGGGGTACTCGCTGCCGTCGAGCCACAGCCGCGTCTCGTCGACTGGTCCATCTTCGCACTCGTCTGCTTCGAAACTCTCTCCGGACTGCTGAGTTTCACCGTCGGGACGTCCGACGGCGCGTGGCTGTTCTGGCTACACGCGGTCGCCGGACTGACGCTCGTCGCGCTCGTGGGATTCAAACTCTACCGCGTCCGTCACCGGGTGACGAACCGCCGACTGTGGACCCGCGCGACCGCGCTGTCGCTGCTGTTGACGGTGCTCGCGCTGGCGACACTCGGTACGGGTATCGCGTGGGTGATCGGTGCGGACGCCGATATCTGGCTGTGGAACCTGCTGAGCGTCCACGTCTTCTTCGGTTTACTGCTCGTTCCCGTCGTGGTGCTCCACCTCCGTACGCACTTTCGGCCGCCGCGTCGAGTCGACTTCGAGGACCGCCGCGCCGCCCTCCAGTACGCGGGCCTGCTCGTCGGCGGCGCGGTGCTGTTTCGCGCCCAGGAGACGACGAACCGCTTGCTCGGCACGACAGGCGTCGAACGCCGGTTCACCGGGTCGAAACCCGTCGAAGGGTCGTCGTTTCCGGTGACGAGTTGGGTCGCCGACGACCCCGACCCGGTCGACACGGAGACGTGGACACTGTCGGTCGGCGGCCGCGTCGAGACGACGCTGGAACTCGACTACGACGACCTGACGACCGGGGCGGAGCTGGAAGCGCTGCTCGACTGCACGAGCGGGTGGTACACCGTCCAGAACTGGCGCGGCGTCCGCGTCGGAGACCTGCTCGACGCTGCGGGCCTCGCCGACGACGCCCGGTACGTCCGCTTTGTCTCCGTCACCGGCTATCGCTGGAGCCTCCCCGTCGAGGAAGCCCGAGAGGCGCTGCTGGCGACCCGCGTCGGCGACGACCCGCTCTCGCACGGCCACGGCGCGCCGCTGCGACTCGTCGCGCCGGGACGCCGCGGCTTCCAGTGGGTGAAGTGGGTCGAGGAGGTGTCCGTCCGACGCCGTGGCGACCCGGCACAGTGGCTCGTCACCTTGATAAGCGGCTTCGACTGA
- a CDS encoding NmrA family NAD(P)-binding protein — protein MTRRVLVANATGRLGKAVAEHLSSDECETFDVRVLTDTSTPDVTEFRTEQGPILVEVDASDADALATAVEDADALFLSDDADDADAERERIVAMGEALVEAAERANLPQFVYASAGGVESETDVPELDAIHAVERRVRDADVPWTVLRPALLMQQFESCRGGIESGTLTLPLEEGSHLHLVDAADVAAVVARVLDSPDTFLGETLELAADAYTLDELASMFADVLGHEVTGIRAPMDAVREELTEERVTLFEFVNDGGYDVDVEAIRERYEFEFTSFEEYLDANWSAAAPEPSTKSTAD, from the coding sequence ATGACTCGTCGAGTCCTCGTCGCAAACGCGACTGGAAGACTCGGAAAAGCCGTTGCCGAACACCTTTCCTCCGACGAGTGCGAGACGTTCGACGTTCGGGTTCTCACGGATACGTCGACCCCCGACGTCACGGAGTTCCGCACCGAGCAGGGACCGATACTCGTCGAGGTGGACGCGTCCGACGCCGACGCGTTAGCGACCGCCGTCGAGGACGCCGACGCCCTCTTTCTCAGCGACGACGCGGACGACGCCGACGCCGAACGCGAGCGCATCGTCGCGATGGGCGAAGCGCTCGTTGAGGCCGCCGAGCGAGCGAACCTCCCGCAGTTCGTCTACGCGAGCGCCGGCGGTGTCGAGTCCGAAACCGATGTCCCGGAACTCGACGCCATCCACGCCGTCGAACGGCGCGTTCGCGACGCTGACGTTCCGTGGACCGTACTCCGTCCGGCACTTCTCATGCAACAGTTCGAATCGTGTCGAGGTGGTATCGAGTCCGGCACACTCACGCTACCGCTCGAAGAGGGCTCCCATCTGCACCTCGTCGACGCCGCGGACGTGGCGGCGGTCGTCGCTCGCGTGCTCGACAGTCCCGACACTTTCCTCGGCGAAACGCTCGAACTCGCGGCCGACGCCTACACCCTCGACGAACTCGCGTCGATGTTCGCCGACGTGCTCGGCCACGAGGTGACTGGAATTCGCGCTCCGATGGACGCCGTTCGCGAGGAACTCACCGAGGAACGTGTCACGCTGTTCGAGTTCGTCAACGACGGCGGCTACGACGTCGACGTCGAGGCCATCCGGGAGCGGTACGAGTTCGAGTTCACCTCGTTCGAGGAGTACCTCGACGCCAACTGGTCGGCCGCGGCCCCGGAGCCGTCCACGAAGTCGACGGCCGACTGA
- a CDS encoding 4-phosphopantoate--beta-alanine ligase: MTDIPADHPRYESLLTRHRIEAGVDEGITSRQGLIAQGRGEAFDYLLGERTTESADAAERAAAAHLLLADHPVLSINGNVAALCPGELVELAEVVGADLEVNLFNRTEERMAAIADHLREHGATEVKGLTADGRIPGLSHERAKVDADGIGDADVVLVPLEDGDRAEALAAMGKVELVVDLNPMSRSAQSATVPIVDNIVRAVPNVTRHARELRRRPREDLERIVAEFDAAAALEAAENAIRTGAK; encoded by the coding sequence ATGACCGATATTCCCGCGGACCACCCCCGGTACGAGTCGCTTTTGACGCGACATCGAATCGAGGCGGGAGTCGACGAGGGTATCACCAGCAGGCAGGGACTCATCGCCCAGGGACGCGGCGAAGCGTTCGACTACCTCCTCGGCGAGCGGACGACCGAGAGCGCCGACGCCGCCGAGCGCGCCGCCGCGGCGCATCTCCTCCTGGCCGACCACCCCGTGCTGTCGATAAACGGGAACGTCGCCGCGCTCTGCCCGGGCGAACTCGTCGAACTCGCCGAAGTCGTGGGCGCAGACCTCGAAGTGAATCTGTTCAACCGGACCGAAGAGCGCATGGCGGCCATCGCCGACCACCTGCGCGAGCACGGCGCGACCGAGGTGAAGGGGTTGACCGCCGACGGCCGCATCCCCGGCCTCTCGCACGAACGCGCGAAAGTCGACGCCGACGGTATCGGCGACGCCGACGTCGTCTTGGTCCCCCTCGAAGACGGGGACAGAGCCGAGGCGCTCGCGGCGATGGGGAAAGTCGAACTCGTCGTCGACCTCAACCCGATGTCACGGTCGGCACAGAGCGCTACTGTCCCGATCGTCGACAACATCGTTCGCGCGGTACCGAACGTCACCCGACACGCCCGTGAGCTACGGCGACGACCCCGCGAGGACCTCGAACGAATCGTCGCCGAGTTCGACGCGGCGGCGGCGCTCGAAGCGGCCGAGAACGCGATTCGGACCGGGGCGAAATAG